In the Oscillospiraceae bacterium genome, CACATCGGTAGCGATGCAGAACGGGCGGATGTACAGGGAAGCACCGTCCGAATGAGGCACCCAGTCGCGGTCAACATCGACCAGGGTCTTAACGGCCTGGACAAAATCCTCCGGCGGGATGGGGGGCATGCCCAGACGGTCAGCAGAATCGTTGAAACGGTTAGCGTTGCAGTCGGGGCGGAACAGCTGGATCTTGCCCTCGGCGGTGCGGTAGGCCTTCATGCCCTCGAAAATTTCCTGGGCGTAGTGAAACACGGTGGTAGCAGGGTCCATTTCCCACGGGCCGTAGGGGACGACACGGGCATCGTGCCAGCCCTCACCGGCGGTATAGTCCATCACGAACATATGGTCGCTGAAGATCTTGCCAAAGCCCAGCTTCGACTCGTCCTGCGGTTTCTGTTTCGGATGTTCGGTTTTAACAATTTTAATATCCAACATGATTTGCACTCTCCCTTATATTTCCAGGCGCGCTTAGCCGCACAGCAAAGCGCGGATGATGGTTAAATCCATTATAGCGCTGTAAAGCGGTAAAAACAAGTCCCTATTTTATTTCATATTGCACCGGGACACAAAATGGGGTACAATAACCTTGGGCAACACCGCATAATTCCCGCCTTACGGCTTAAGCACCGCTCCGGCGGCTGCGGCACGGCATCTGCGTTGCCAAAATGCTCGATAAGACATCCAGTATTATCTGCGCTTTTGGCTTAGCAGCTGCCGCACCTCGCTCACCGTATCGGCACTTAGAATTATGCGGTATTGCCCTTGGTTTCCCCCGCTTTCTTTGAAACCTTACTTTCTTTGAAAAGAAAGTAAGCAAAGAAACTTTCAATATGTTTCCTGGAAAAGCAACGATTATAAAGCAACGATTATTTTAAGGAGTTACCAATGGTCAAAGCAGTCATTTTTGATATGGACGGCCTGATGTTTGATACCGAGCGCCTGTGGGATACCCTGTGGGAGCCTGCCTGTAAGGAGCTGGGCCTGCCCCTGCCCCCGGATATGGCCAAGTTCCAGGCGGGCGGCCGCGGCCTGGCGGGCGATAACCTGCGCCGCCACGTGGCCCAGTATATCCCCGGCGACCCGCAAAAGGTGCTGGACAAGGTCTGGCAGCTGGCCGACGAGCGCTTTGCCCAGGGCGTGCCCTGCAAGCCCGGCCTGAAAGAGCTGCTTTCTACGCTGGAAGACCTGGGCATGCCCCGCATCGTGGCCAGCTCCAGCCCCCGCAATATGATTGAGATGAACCTGCAGACTTCCGGCACCGCCCGCTATTTCCATGATGTCGTTTCCGGCACCGAGGTCGCCCGCAGCAAGCCTGCACCCGATACCTTTCTGCTGGCGGCCGAAAAACTGCACACCAACCCCAAGGATTGCCTGGTGCTGGAGGACAGCTTCAACGGCGTGCGCGCCGGCCGCGCTGCCGGCTGCGTGACCGTGATGGTCCCCGACCTCATGCAGCCCACCGACGAGATCAGGGCCTTGTACACCTGCTGCTGCAAGGACCTGCTGGAAGTCCGCGACCTGCTGCTGGCCGGCAAGCTGTAACCTTATAATAAGAAAGCCCCCGGCGGGTGGAAGATTCCACGCCCGCCGGGGGCTGTTTTGTGGTTGCTTACAGGGCCGTGCCCTTCTTGGGGATAAACAGGCGGCTCATATCCGCGTGTTCCAGTTCCAGCAGCTTGATTTTTTTATCAATTCCTCCGGCGTACCCGGTCAGGCTGCCGTTGGTGCCCACCACGCGGTGGCAGGGAATGATGATAGACACTTTGTTGTGCCCCACGGCCCCGCCCACCGCCTGGGCGGAACCCCTGCCGCCCTGCTGTGCCGCCAGCTGGCGGGCAATGTCACCGTAGGTGATAATCTGCCCGTAGGGGATTGTCAGCAAGATTTTCCACACCGATTGTTGAAAACTTGACCCGACCGGGTGCAGCGGTGGCAGGAAGTCGGGCTCCTTGCCGGCAAAATAGATGTCCAGCCAGCGCTTGGCCTCAGCCAGAATGGGCGTGGTCTGGGCACAGTGTTCGACGGGCAGGGTGTTGGCAAAATATTTCTGCCCCTCAAACCACAGCCCCACCAGCCCGACCTCGTCCGCCGCCAGCAAAATCCCGCCCAGCGGGGACTGGTATTGTTGGATAGAAACCATAGCGGACACCTCGCAAGGATAGCGGCTGTGCCGCTTTTTTGCCATAAGGACATAAAACAAAAAAGGCAACTTACCATTCAGTAAGTTGCCTTGGTGCGCCGGAAGAGACTCGAACTCCCGACCTTCTGATTCGTAGTCAGACACTCTATCCAGCTGAGCTACCGGCGCGGAACGTGTATTATAATACCATCCGTTCCCCCAAATGTCAAGCGTTTTTTCAAAAAAAGTTTTTACTTTTTTAAATTGGGCGGCAGGGCCGATTTCGGGGCCGTATGCTTGCAATTCGGGGGTAAACGTGATAAATTTATAACAACCACTATGCCGATTTTGAATCGCATCTGCCGGCGCTGCAAGATTGCGGCGCCGGCCCGGGAAAGGACATTCTACCATGACCAATACAGAACTGTTTGACCTCTGGCGCGCCCGCGCAGTGGAGGATCCTGACCTGCTCACCGAACTGGACGGCATCCGGGGTGATGCCGATGCCATCAACGACCGCTTTTACCGCGACCTGGCCTTTGGCACAGGCGGTCTGCGCGGCGTCATCGGCGCAGGCAGCAACCGCATGAATATCTACACCATCCGCCGCGCTACCCAAGGCCTGGCAGACTACATCAACGCCGCAGGCCTGCCTAAAAAAGTAGCCATCGGCCACGACAGCCGCCACAAGGGCGAGCTGTTCAGCCGCGAGGCCGCCCGTGTGCTGGCCGCCAACGGCATCACCGCCTACCTGTACCCCCGGCTGGAGCCTACCCCGGCGTTGTCCTGGGCTGTGCGTTATCTGGGCTGCGGCGCGGGCATCTGCGTGACCGCCAGCCACAACCCCGCCAAGTACAACGGCTACAAGGTCTACGGTGCCGACGGCTGCCAAATCACGCTGGAAGCCGCCGATGCCGTGCTGGCTGCTATCGACAAGCACAATTATTTCGATTCCATCGAGCTGACCGACTTTGACGCCGCCGTGGCCGCAGGCAAGATCGTCTGGATCGACGACAAGTGTCTGCGCGACTTCGTGGATGCCGTACTGGCCCTGCGCCCCGGCAACGATGTCTCCAAACTCAAACTGGTCTACACGCCGCTGAACGGCTCCGGTCTGGAACCTGTCAAGATGCTGTTGGACCGCATGGGCGTGACCCAGGTCACCGTGGTGCCCGAGCAGGAGAAGCCGGACGGCTCCTTCCCCACCTGCCCCTACCCCAACCCAGAGATCCGCGAGGCCATGGAGACCGGCCTGAAGCTGTGCGACACCGTAAAGCCCGACCTGATGCTCGGCACCGACCCGGACTGCGACCGCATGGGTTCCGCCGTGCCGGACGGCAAGGGCGGCTATCGGCTCATCACCGGCAACGAGATGGGTGTGCTGCTGTTTGACTATATCTGCCGCACCCGCATTGGCAACGGCACCATGCCCAAGGACCCCGTGGCCGTGACTACCATCGTGTCCACCGACATGGCCACCCCCATCGCCAAAAAGTACGGCGTGGAGCTGCGCCGTACCCTGACCGGCTTCAAGTTCATCGGTGAGCAGATCGGCTTCCTGGAGGCCGAGGGCCATCCCGAACGCTACATCTTCGGCTTTGAGGAAAGCTACGGCTACCTGTCCGGCGCACACGTCCGCGACAAGGACGCCGTCAACGCCGTAATGCTGGCCTGCGAGACCGCCGCCTATTACGCCGCCCAGGGCATGAGCCTGCTGGACGCTGTAAACGCACTGTACAGGGAGTTCGGTTTCTACCGCAACGCACTGGAAAGCTTTACCTTTGAGGGCGAGACCGGCATGCACAAGATGCAGGGCATCATGGCCGGGCTGCGCACCAGCGCCCCCAAAACCATTGCCGGGTACGAGGTCGCCGAAGTGGTGGATTACGACGCTGACGGCACCGGCCTGCCCCGCGCCGACGTGCTGGAATACCGCCTGGTCAACGGTGCCAAGCTGATGGTCCGTCCCAGCGGCACCGAGCCGAAGATCAAAGTTTACCTGTCTGCTGTGGCTAACAGCGAGGAAGCCGCCGATGCCATCAACACCGCCATGGCAGATGCGGCCAAGGATTGGATGAAGTAAGGCTGTAAAATAAAAACGAAACCTCCCCTGAAACCGTAGGGGCGGATGCTTGCATCCGCCCGCGGGTCGATGCGAGCATCGACCCCTACAGATTCACGGGGAGGTTTTTATTTTATAGATTTATTTTCCGTACCGCGCCACGCCGGATTCGATCAAAATATCCGGTTCCAGCTTCAGGCCGGGCTTGCGGCCTTTTTGGGCTTCGACCAAAAACAGCCAGGGCGTGCTGCCGGTGCGCTGGCGCACAAAGGCCAGTCGCTTGGGTTCCAGCCGGGCGGCGCGCAGGGCACACAGTACTTCCACCAGTTGGTCGGGACGTTGGCACAGCACAAAGCGGCCGCCATCCCGCAGAGCGCGGCGGGCGCACTGGGCCACATCCTCGGTGGTGCAGGTCACAGTGTGGCGGGCGGCGGCCCGCACCGGGTCGGGACTTTGGGGGCCTGCCGTAAAATAGGGCGGGTTGCAGGCAGCAAAATCATATTTTCCCTGCTCCGGCCCGGCGGCGCAAAACATCCGCAGGTCGCCCTGCGCAGGGGTAATGTGGTCGATGCCATTCTCCGCCACGGCCTGAACACACAGGGCGCTGGCGTCAGGGTCCAGCTCCAGCGCTGTGCAGGGGCCGCGGTGTCCGGCATCGTGCCATAACAGCGAGATTATGCCGCACCCGCTGCACATGTCCAAAGCCCGCTCGGCCCGGCGGGGCTGGGCAAAGCGGCCCAGAAGCAGGGCATCGCTGCCAAAGGCGGCGCGAGGAGCGGTCAGCACTCTGGTGCCGTTATCCAAAATTTCTACACCGCTCATGCTTTATCCCGCAGCAGCGCGTATTTCATCAGGCCAATCTGGGTCTTGCTGTCCTTGATCTCGCCATGCAGCACCTTTTGCAGGGCTTCCTCAAAGGGCATGCGCACCACATCCAGGAATTCCCCGGCATCCAGGTGCTGACCGCCCTTGTGCAGGCCGGTGGCGGCCCACAGATAAATCTTCTCGCTGTCATAACCCACAGTGGGGTAGACGACGCCCAGGTCAATGTAGTTGTCGGCGGACAGGCCGCACTCCTCGCTCAGTTCCCGCTTGGCGGATTCAAATGGGTCCTCGCCGGGTTCCAGCTTACCGGCGGGCAGCTCCCAGATCTCCTCGCCCAGCGCGTAGCGGAACTGGCGGACCAGATAGATGCAGCCCTCGTCGTCGATGGGCAGCACGCAGGCGCCGCCGTGGTGGTGTACGACCTCTCGCAGGCTGGTGCGGCCGTCTTCCAGGCGGACGGTGTCCAGCGTAACGTGGATGACATGGCCGTCAAAGATCTCTTTGCTTTCCAGTTTGGTTTCGGTATGCGGCATGGGACAGCACTCCTTTTATTACAGTTTTTACAGCAGGCGCAGACAGAAATCGATATACTCCAGGGTATACCGCTGGGTACACACCAGGCTGGAATCTTTTAAATTGGACATATAATCGGCCAGCCGGTTGGCCAGCATGGCATCCCGCAGGGTGTATTCACGGCAAAAGCCCTCCTGCGGATCGTCGGACAAAGTGCAGAATGCAACGCTGCGGCCACGGAAGGCGGTTACCGTAACGTGGGGGTCCAGGGGAAAGGCTTCGGCACTGACGATGCGCAGCACAGCGGTGTTGTTCTCGCAGGCTGTGCGCATCCGCAGCAGCAGTTCCCGGCGGGCTTCCGGGGGCAGCGGCCCTGTCAGGGAGGCATCTACATCCACTATGCGGCCGGTGCGCACAAAATCCATCAGGCCGTCCTCGCTGAAATAGAACTCATACGGGGCGGTCAGCCAGGCCTGCATGTAGTCGGCCAAGCCCGGCATGGTTTCCAGCGCCGCCAACGCCTGGGGGGCATAACGGCCGATCATTTCCATATCGATAAACTTGGAGACCGGCGGCTGGGCACGCATATAGCAGGCTTCGGTCTCGTTGTCCAGCAGCTGGTTGCCAAACGCCATGGCCTGCTCAAAACTGTGGGCGTCCGATGCCAGAGAGAAGAGCACCGGTGCTTCCAGATACTGGCGGCTGAACTCCATGCGCAGGCACTGCACCACCGATGGCTCGGTCAGGCAGATGCACTTTTGCAGGTTGAGATCCATAAACACGACCACATCGGGGAACAGCACATAGACCGGCATCAGCAGACCGGGCAGCGGCCCGGCAAAAGGCGCACAGGAAAGCCGTGCCTCGTACTGCATTGAGCGCAGGACCAGAAAAGGCAGCGCCCGGGACACGGTGCGCACGTTGCCGATGAAATTCTCCTGTGCATCGTTATTGGTCACAAACCGCAGCAGATGCCATACCGGCTTTGGCGAAGCCTCGGCGGAAAAGGCACCGATGAGGATCGAACTGAGTGCGCGTTCCCCCACAAACGGGGAAAGCATCAGCGGGCGCTTTTCTTCGCTGCGCAGGTAGCGGATCAGCAGCAGATACAGCTGCTGTGTCACCGCCTGGTAGCCCTGGTAGCACCGGCTGGTGAAGGCGGCTTCCAGGTCGGCTTCGCTGCGGGGCATGGGGGCCAGTACATCATCCATCAGGTTGTCACGGGAGCGCATCGCCGTCTGCAGCAGCTCGTACAGGGCTTCATCGGTACGGTGGGCCTGGGCGCCGCTGCGCAGTTCGTCGTATTGGGTGGTCAGGTGCTCGGCCTGGCGGGCGCTCAGGCCCAGGGCATGAATGAGCCGCTGCAGCTGGGCGCGGTTGGGCATCCGCTTGCCGTCCATTATTTTATATAAGGAAGATCGGTCGATCTGCGCCTGGCGGGCCAGTTCGGCCATCGTGCCGGGGTAGCGGTCCACCAGGATCTTCAAGCTTTTGCTCAGGTCATTCATGGGAGATTCTCCGTTGTTGGTTTGTTATCTGTATCATACCGCAAAGCGGGGAAATATGCAAATGTTGGTTTGCTTTGTTTTGCTGCTTTGGGCGGCCCTGCCTGCCTTGCGGCAGGGCCTAATATAACAGGCTGCATCCGTTAAGCCTGCCCTTTTTGGCCACAAGAGAGTACGCATAGCGGCTGGATGCTGTTAAAAAACGAGGGAAGCGCCGCATGATGGCGCGGAGCGAAAGCCGCACGATAAAAAGCACCCATTTCAAACAATTTTCACTAAAAGCATTTTATTGCTGCGCAATTTATGTTATGATAAAATCAACTGATTTTCCGGGAATGGTGCATGCGTTATGATGAGTTACGAAGAATTCACCCAAAAGGAAGCCGCGCCGGAAAGCAACCCCTTCAACCTGGACCGGGTCTGCACCGAAGCGGCCGAGATCGTGCGCTTCCAGGCGGAAAGCGCCGGCCTGCATGTGGAGGAAGAACACCCCGATGTGCGCAATGTCAACCTGCTGGGCAGCGAGCTGTACCTGAAAAAGATCTTGCTGAACCTCTTTAGCAACTGCATCAAGTACAACAAGCCCGGCGGGGCCATCTACACCCGCATGCGCGAGCTGGAGCACACCGACGACACCGTGACTTACGAGTTTTTCATCCGGGATACCGGCGTCGGCATGACCCAGGACTTTATCGACAACCACCTGTTTGAGGCATTCACCCAGGGCGACAACGCGGCCCGCTCCCAGTACGGCGGCACGGGGCTGGGCATGTCCATCGTGGCGCAGCTGATTAAAAAGATGAACGGCACGATTCAAGTGGAAAGCACGGTGGGCGAGGGCAGCAGCTTTACCGTGGTGCTGCCGTTTGCCATCGACCATGACCCGCCTGCGGCGGCCGAGAAGACTCCCCCCGCCGGCGACCTGCGCGGCAAGCGTCTGCTGGTGGTGGAGGATAACGAGCTGAACATGGAGATCGCCGAATTTATACTGAAAAGCACCGGGGCCGAGGTGGTCCCTGTGTTTGACGGCGAAAGCGCGGTCAAGGCCTACGCCCAGGCTGCGCCCGGCACTTACCAGGCCATTTTGATGGATCTGATGATGCCGGTCATGGACGGCTATGCCGCCACCCGCGCCATCCGCAGTTCCGGCCGCCCCGATGCGGGGACCATCCCCATCATTGCCATGAGTGCCAACGCCTATGCCGAGGATGTGCAGAAATGCCTGGACACCGGCATGAACGCCCACATCAGCAAGCCGCTGTATAAGGACGTTATGCTGGAGACGATCGAGCGGTTTGTATAAAAGGATAAAAACGAAAACGACCGTGCCTTACAAAGGGTACGGTCGTTTCCGTTGGTATAGGAAAATAAGGGCAATACCGCATAATTCTAAGTGCCGATACGGCGAGCGAGGTGCGGCAGATGCTAAGCCAAAAGCGCAGATAATACTTTTTGTATTATCGAGCATTTTGGCAACGCAGATGCCGTGCCGCAACCGCCGGAGCGGTGCTTAAGCCGTTAGGCGGGAATTGTGCGGTGTTGCCTAAGGGAATGGTAAGATTGGCCCGCGTCAGACGATCTTGCGGGACTTGTGGACACCGGTCTTCAGGAACTCGACCCACTCGGCCACGTTGACGGCATGGTCGCCCAGGCGCTCCAGATACTTGGCGATCATGAACAGGTCCAGCGCGGTCTCGGCGTCGTCGGGGTGGGCGGCGATGTACTGGGCGATTTCGCGGCTGATCTTGGAAAACATCGCGTCGCAGTCATCGTCCCGGGCAATGACCTGGGCGGCGGTGGATAGATCCACCTGCACGTAGGCGCCAATGGCGGTCTTGACCATGTTCAGCGCCACATCGCCCATTTTATACAAATCATCCATTACGCCCACAGCGGCAGCGCCCGCGGCGTGGAGATGCAGGGTGATCTCGGCAATGTCGCTGGCCTGGTCGGCAATGCGCTCAATGTCGGTGACCATTTTTAATGCGGTAGAAACTTTGCGCAGGTCGCCCGCCACCGGCTGCTGCCGCAGGAAAAGCGTTAAGCAGCGGTGCTCGATCTCATGCTCGGCGGCGTCGATCTCGCTGTCCCGGGCAATAACGCTGCGGGCCATCTCGGCATCGCCGGTGCGCAGGGCTGTCATGGCACTTTCAATGGCGCCGCCCGCGGCGTGGCCCATGCGGGCCAGCATCGTATCCAATGCCATCAGTTCGGCATCATACATTTTGCGTAAACTGGTTCCCATTTGGCTCATCCTCCCTGTATCAACCGAAACGGCCCGAGATGTAATCCTCGGTGCGCTTGTCCACGGGCGTGGCGAATACGCGCTCGGTGGGGCCCATCTCGACCAGCTCACCCAGCAGGAAAAACGCCGTCTTATCGCTGATACGCGCGGCCTGCTGCATGTTGTGGGTGACCATGACGATGGTGTACTTTTCTTTCAGCTCCGTCGCCAGTTCCTCGACCTTGGAGGTGGAGATAGGGTCCAGGGCGCTGGTGGGTTCATCCATCAGCAGCACTTCCGGCTCCACAGCCAGGGCGCGGGCGATGCAAAGGCGCTGCTGCTGGCCGCCGGACATGCCCAGGGCGCTCTTGTTCAGGCGGTCCTTGACTTCGTCCCAGATGGCGGCGTCCCGCAGGGATTTTTCCACAATCTCATCCAGCCGGGCCTTGCTGCGCACACCATGGGTGCGGGGGCCGTAGGCGATATTATCGTAGATGGACATGGGGAAGGGGTTGGGCTTCTGGAACACCATGCCCACCCGCTTACGCAGGACGTTGACGTCCATCTTATCTTTGTAGATGTCCACGCCGTCCAGTTTGATGTCGCCGGAGATGCGGCAGCCCTCGACCAGGTCGTTCATACGGTTCAGGCTTTTTAAAAAGGTAGACTTGCCGCAGCCGGAAGGGCCGATGAAGGCGGTGATCTCCCGCTCCGGGATATTGATGTTGATATTTTTCAGCGCATGAAAGCTGCCGTAGTATAAGTCCATGTTGGAAACTTCAAATTTATTCACAGGTATCCTCCTCGTGTTCTAAACAGCTCCCTCTGGGAGGGAGCTGTCGCCGCAGGCGACTGAGGGAGAGAGCCCAACGAAAGCCGACAGTTAAACTGAATGTCTCTCCCCCCACCCGCTCCGCGGGAGCCCCCTCGCAGAGGGGCCTTTCCTCGTTACTTCTTCGCCAGCTTGCCGGCGATAAAGCCGGACAGGCAGTTGATGGCCAGCACCAGTACCAGCAGCACCACGGCGGTGCCGTAGGTCTCGTTGATGTACAGGCCCTCGTTGGAGAGCAGGTACATATGCACGGCCAGCGTGCGGGTAGAGCTGAAGATGCTCTTGGGGATCTGGGGCATCGAGCTGGCGGTGTAGATCAGCGCAGCGGTCTCGCCCACGATGCGGCCCGTGGCCAGGATAACGCCGGACAGGATGCCGGGCATGGCGCTGGGCAGTACGATGGTAAACACGGTGCGCAGCTTGCCCGCACCCAGGCCGAAGCTGCCCTCGCGGTAGGAATCCGGCACGGCGATGAGCGCTTCCTCGGTGGTGCGCATGATGACGGGCAGCACCATAATGGCCAGCGTGAAGGCACCGGAGATCAGCGAGTAGCCCCAGTGCAGCTGGGTGACGAAGAACAGCATGCCGAACAGGCCGTACACGATGGACGGGATGCCCTGCAGGGTCTCGGTGGTCAGGCGGACCAGACGCACCAGCTTGCTGCCGCGGTGGGCGTACTCCACCAGCCAGATGGCGGCAAAGATGCCCAGCGGCGTAGCAATGACCAGCGAGAAGGCGGTCATCAGCAGCGTATTGATGAGGGCAGGCATCAGCGAAACGTTCTCGCTGTTATATTCCCAGGCGAAGAGGGAGGGTTTGAGGTTGGGGATGCCGTTGACCAGGATGTATCCGATTAGGAACAGCAGCACAGCGGCGGTCAGGGCAGCAGCCAGCCCCACCAGGCCGCGCAGCAGGGCAGCCTGCACGCGGGCGGCGGTGCGGTTGCGGCCACCGTTGGGGTAGATGGCTTTGGCGGCGGCACGGCTCATGTCCGGCACAGCAGTGCCGTTGTTGGCAATGGTATCAGGCATGGTCCTTGCCTCCTTTCAAAACGCTGAAGCAGAGGTTGATCAGGAGAATGAAGACGAACAGCACAACGCCGGTGGCGATCAGTGCTTCGCGGTGCAGGTCGGTGGAGTAGCCCATCTCGATGACGATGTTGGAGGTCATCGTGCGCAGGCCCTGGAACAGACCCTTGGGCATCCAGGTCTGGTTGCCCGCGACCATCACGACGGCCATCGTCTCTCCGATGGCGCGGCCAATGCCCAGGATGACGGCGGACAGCACGCCGGACTTGGCGGCGGGCAGCACGGCGTAGAACACGCTGCGCTCATGGGTAGCGCCCAGGGCCAGGCTGCCCTCGTAGTAGCTTTCGGGCACGGCGTCCAAGCTGGTCTTGCTGACGGTGATGATGGTGGGCAAAATCATGATGCCCAGCAGCACGCTGGCGGTGAACAGGCTCATACCCTTGCCGCCCTTGACGTGCAGCACTGTTTTGAAAAAGTCGCTCTTGACCATGGCCTGCACGGCGGGCACCAGCACGATCATGCCGAAGAAGCCGTACACGACCGAGGGAATGCCGGCCAGCAGCTGCACGGCAGGCAGCATCACCCGCTTGATGGAGGGCGTGGAAAACCGGGACAGGTAGATGGCAGTAAGCAGACCGACGGGCACACCCACAATGATGGCCCCGGCGGTGACGTACAGCGAGCCTAAGATCATGGGCAGGATGCCGTAGATGTCGTTGCCGGGCTTCCAGGTGGTGCCCAGCAGGAACTTCAGCGGGCCGATCTTGCCGATGGTGGGCAGGCCGTTAGCAAACAGGAACACACAGATCAGCACGACGGCTAAGATCGAGATGCAGGCGCAGGCAGTAA is a window encoding:
- a CDS encoding HAD family phosphatase translates to MVKAVIFDMDGLMFDTERLWDTLWEPACKELGLPLPPDMAKFQAGGRGLAGDNLRRHVAQYIPGDPQKVLDKVWQLADERFAQGVPCKPGLKELLSTLEDLGMPRIVASSSPRNMIEMNLQTSGTARYFHDVVSGTEVARSKPAPDTFLLAAEKLHTNPKDCLVLEDSFNGVRAGRAAGCVTVMVPDLMQPTDEIRALYTCCCKDLLEVRDLLLAGKL
- a CDS encoding methylated-DNA--[protein]-cysteine S-methyltransferase — encoded protein: MVSIQQYQSPLGGILLAADEVGLVGLWFEGQKYFANTLPVEHCAQTTPILAEAKRWLDIYFAGKEPDFLPPLHPVGSSFQQSVWKILLTIPYGQIITYGDIARQLAAQQGGRGSAQAVGGAVGHNKVSIIIPCHRVVGTNGSLTGYAGGIDKKIKLLELEHADMSRLFIPKKGTAL
- a CDS encoding phospho-sugar mutase, with product MTNTELFDLWRARAVEDPDLLTELDGIRGDADAINDRFYRDLAFGTGGLRGVIGAGSNRMNIYTIRRATQGLADYINAAGLPKKVAIGHDSRHKGELFSREAARVLAANGITAYLYPRLEPTPALSWAVRYLGCGAGICVTASHNPAKYNGYKVYGADGCQITLEAADAVLAAIDKHNYFDSIELTDFDAAVAAGKIVWIDDKCLRDFVDAVLALRPGNDVSKLKLVYTPLNGSGLEPVKMLLDRMGVTQVTVVPEQEKPDGSFPTCPYPNPEIREAMETGLKLCDTVKPDLMLGTDPDCDRMGSAVPDGKGGYRLITGNEMGVLLFDYICRTRIGNGTMPKDPVAVTTIVSTDMATPIAKKYGVELRRTLTGFKFIGEQIGFLEAEGHPERYIFGFEESYGYLSGAHVRDKDAVNAVMLACETAAYYAAQGMSLLDAVNALYREFGFYRNALESFTFEGETGMHKMQGIMAGLRTSAPKTIAGYEVAEVVDYDADGTGLPRADVLEYRLVNGAKLMVRPSGTEPKIKVYLSAVANSEEAADAINTAMADAAKDWMK
- a CDS encoding methyltransferase, whose product is MSGVEILDNGTRVLTAPRAAFGSDALLLGRFAQPRRAERALDMCSGCGIISLLWHDAGHRGPCTALELDPDASALCVQAVAENGIDHITPAQGDLRMFCAAGPEQGKYDFAACNPPYFTAGPQSPDPVRAAARHTVTCTTEDVAQCARRALRDGGRFVLCQRPDQLVEVLCALRAARLEPKRLAFVRQRTGSTPWLFLVEAQKGRKPGLKLEPDILIESGVARYGK
- a CDS encoding NUDIX hydrolase yields the protein MPHTETKLESKEIFDGHVIHVTLDTVRLEDGRTSLREVVHHHGGACVLPIDDEGCIYLVRQFRYALGEEIWELPAGKLEPGEDPFESAKRELSEECGLSADNYIDLGVVYPTVGYDSEKIYLWAATGLHKGGQHLDAGEFLDVVRMPFEEALQKVLHGEIKDSKTQIGLMKYALLRDKA
- a CDS encoding helix-turn-helix transcriptional regulator; amino-acid sequence: MNDLSKSLKILVDRYPGTMAELARQAQIDRSSLYKIMDGKRMPNRAQLQRLIHALGLSARQAEHLTTQYDELRSGAQAHRTDEALYELLQTAMRSRDNLMDDVLAPMPRSEADLEAAFTSRCYQGYQAVTQQLYLLLIRYLRSEEKRPLMLSPFVGERALSSILIGAFSAEASPKPVWHLLRFVTNNDAQENFIGNVRTVSRALPFLVLRSMQYEARLSCAPFAGPLPGLLMPVYVLFPDVVVFMDLNLQKCICLTEPSVVQCLRMEFSRQYLEAPVLFSLASDAHSFEQAMAFGNQLLDNETEACYMRAQPPVSKFIDMEMIGRYAPQALAALETMPGLADYMQAWLTAPYEFYFSEDGLMDFVRTGRIVDVDASLTGPLPPEARRELLLRMRTACENNTAVLRIVSAEAFPLDPHVTVTAFRGRSVAFCTLSDDPQEGFCREYTLRDAMLANRLADYMSNLKDSSLVCTQRYTLEYIDFCLRLL
- a CDS encoding ATP-binding protein codes for the protein MMSYEEFTQKEAAPESNPFNLDRVCTEAAEIVRFQAESAGLHVEEEHPDVRNVNLLGSELYLKKILLNLFSNCIKYNKPGGAIYTRMRELEHTDDTVTYEFFIRDTGVGMTQDFIDNHLFEAFTQGDNAARSQYGGTGLGMSIVAQLIKKMNGTIQVESTVGEGSSFTVVLPFAIDHDPPAAAEKTPPAGDLRGKRLLVVEDNELNMEIAEFILKSTGAEVVPVFDGESAVKAYAQAAPGTYQAILMDLMMPVMDGYAATRAIRSSGRPDAGTIPIIAMSANAYAEDVQKCLDTGMNAHISKPLYKDVMLETIERFV
- the phoU gene encoding phosphate signaling complex protein PhoU, with the protein product MGTSLRKMYDAELMALDTMLARMGHAAGGAIESAMTALRTGDAEMARSVIARDSEIDAAEHEIEHRCLTLFLRQQPVAGDLRKVSTALKMVTDIERIADQASDIAEITLHLHAAGAAAVGVMDDLYKMGDVALNMVKTAIGAYVQVDLSTAAQVIARDDDCDAMFSKISREIAQYIAAHPDDAETALDLFMIAKYLERLGDHAVNVAEWVEFLKTGVHKSRKIV
- the pstB gene encoding phosphate ABC transporter ATP-binding protein PstB; this translates as MNKFEVSNMDLYYGSFHALKNININIPEREITAFIGPSGCGKSTFLKSLNRMNDLVEGCRISGDIKLDGVDIYKDKMDVNVLRKRVGMVFQKPNPFPMSIYDNIAYGPRTHGVRSKARLDEIVEKSLRDAAIWDEVKDRLNKSALGMSGGQQQRLCIARALAVEPEVLLMDEPTSALDPISTSKVEELATELKEKYTIVMVTHNMQQAARISDKTAFFLLGELVEMGPTERVFATPVDKRTEDYISGRFG
- the pstA gene encoding phosphate ABC transporter permease PstA, yielding MPDTIANNGTAVPDMSRAAAKAIYPNGGRNRTAARVQAALLRGLVGLAAALTAAVLLFLIGYILVNGIPNLKPSLFAWEYNSENVSLMPALINTLLMTAFSLVIATPLGIFAAIWLVEYAHRGSKLVRLVRLTTETLQGIPSIVYGLFGMLFFVTQLHWGYSLISGAFTLAIMVLPVIMRTTEEALIAVPDSYREGSFGLGAGKLRTVFTIVLPSAMPGILSGVILATGRIVGETAALIYTASSMPQIPKSIFSSTRTLAVHMYLLSNEGLYINETYGTAVVLLVLVLAINCLSGFIAGKLAKK
- the pstC gene encoding phosphate ABC transporter permease subunit PstC — translated: MKTAHLREGIMQAVFTACACISILAVVLICVFLFANGLPTIGKIGPLKFLLGTTWKPGNDIYGILPMILGSLYVTAGAIIVGVPVGLLTAIYLSRFSTPSIKRVMLPAVQLLAGIPSVVYGFFGMIVLVPAVQAMVKSDFFKTVLHVKGGKGMSLFTASVLLGIMILPTIITVSKTSLDAVPESYYEGSLALGATHERSVFYAVLPAAKSGVLSAVILGIGRAIGETMAVVMVAGNQTWMPKGLFQGLRTMTSNIVIEMGYSTDLHREALIATGVVLFVFILLINLCFSVLKGGKDHA